From the Senegalimassilia faecalis genome, one window contains:
- a CDS encoding translation initiation factor 2, which translates to MQIKLTISRNLTILQGNSATGKTTLIELIAAYDELGEDSGAFVNCAAPCKVLAGRNWMHDLAAIENSIVFVDEDNAFMRTYEFAHAARHSSNYYVLVARESLPQLPYSVDEIYGLRNTNRSTTKYPVYSRTYASTYRVYGDASFDGSRPDVVVVEDSNSGFEFFNALCKRSGIPCISAGGKSNVYNAVLERQESNVLVIADGAAFGPEMELLTSLQRFKNIQLFLPESFEWLVLQSGLFNDKQTRDMLANPAAYIESESFFSWEQFFTHELIEKTQGTYLAYDKSKLSSAYLDDHVSKKIEGRLPQLGL; encoded by the coding sequence GTGCAGATCAAGCTGACGATATCGCGAAACCTCACCATCCTGCAAGGAAACAGCGCAACCGGCAAAACAACCTTGATCGAGTTGATTGCCGCCTACGACGAGCTTGGCGAAGACAGCGGCGCCTTCGTCAACTGCGCAGCGCCTTGCAAGGTCCTGGCGGGGCGTAACTGGATGCACGACCTAGCCGCTATCGAGAACAGCATCGTATTCGTCGACGAAGATAACGCCTTCATGCGAACGTACGAATTCGCACACGCAGCGCGCCACAGCAGCAACTACTACGTACTGGTCGCGCGCGAATCGCTGCCGCAGCTGCCCTACAGCGTGGACGAGATCTACGGGCTTAGAAACACCAACCGATCGACCACGAAATATCCCGTGTATTCGCGCACATATGCTTCAACATACCGCGTTTATGGCGACGCCTCTTTCGATGGCTCAAGACCGGATGTGGTTGTTGTAGAGGATAGCAATTCAGGGTTTGAGTTCTTTAACGCTTTGTGCAAGCGCAGCGGCATCCCCTGCATAAGCGCTGGCGGGAAATCTAACGTTTACAACGCCGTACTCGAACGGCAAGAAAGCAACGTACTTGTCATCGCAGACGGCGCAGCGTTTGGACCCGAAATGGAACTTCTGACCTCGCTCCAAAGGTTCAAGAATATCCAGCTTTTCCTTCCCGAATCGTTTGAGTGGCTTGTACTGCAATCAGGGCTGTTCAACGACAAGCAAACGCGGGATATGCTTGCGAACCCCGCCGCATACATCGAGAGCGAAAGCTTCTTTAGCTGGGAGCAGTTTTTCACCCACGAGTTGATTGAGAAGACGCAAGGAACGTACCTGGCCTACGACAAATCAAAGCTCAGCAGTGCGTATCTTGATGACCATGTGAGCAAGAAGATCGAAGGGCGCTTGCCGCAACTTGGGTTGTAG
- a CDS encoding DUF4869 domain-containing protein produces the protein MLTIHYGDMDGVVYNTSVYFNNVYSPEWFEDPFAQKVIKAVDRGVVLGPNAIETKILGVIPPEKLSSGTKTLLLMHFMPERVYNASNCGDNCARWILAIGKAQDITINLYHLMNFGNRRFTIHVANTSETVHTMDELVLVAGKCLREAAQ, from the coding sequence ATGCTCACGATTCACTACGGCGATATGGACGGCGTGGTCTACAACACGTCAGTTTATTTCAACAACGTGTACTCCCCAGAATGGTTCGAGGACCCCTTTGCCCAAAAGGTTATCAAGGCGGTCGATCGTGGCGTTGTGCTGGGACCGAACGCTATCGAAACGAAAATTCTGGGCGTCATTCCCCCCGAGAAGCTATCAAGCGGAACTAAAACGCTCCTCCTTATGCATTTCATGCCAGAGCGCGTTTACAACGCCTCGAACTGCGGCGACAACTGTGCGCGATGGATACTGGCAATCGGCAAGGCTCAGGACATCACGATCAACCTGTACCATCTTATGAACTTCGGCAATCGCCGCTTCACCATCCACGTGGCGAACACGAGCGAAACCGTGCACACCATGGATGAACTTGTTTTGGTTGCAGGCAAGTGCCTAAGGGAGGCTGCGCAATGA
- a CDS encoding ATP-binding protein yields MSAKLNSNRYLPRFVDRLIERKLGYIGAVEVRGPKWCGKTQSALQHASSWTMMQDPDKRQDYLLLANTKPSVLLEGAAPHLIDEWQDAPQLWDAVRFAVDECDEPGRFLLTGSATPASAPSHSGAGRIASVDMSPMSLAESRDSTAEVSLAALFNGETDCSGYSECDVEEMAYLICRGGWPRAVTLPDKEDSLELARDYLTTIAEQDISRADGVSRNPQYARLIMQEYARVVSSQATQASINKDLKNRDIDLSRDTVNGYLAALRRLYVIQELSAWTPSLHARSRITKTPTRHFTCPSIAAAALGIGPRALLMDTSTMGLLFESLCVRDLRVYAQVLGGEVFHYHDESGREADAVVQLRDGRYALFEAKLGSAFADDGAKSLLALKEKIDTTVMGEPAFCAVLTPGGYAMRRNDGVFVVPITCLTA; encoded by the coding sequence ATGAGTGCGAAATTGAATTCAAATCGGTATCTTCCTCGCTTTGTTGATAGGCTTATTGAGCGAAAGCTGGGGTATATCGGCGCTGTTGAGGTCAGGGGACCGAAATGGTGCGGTAAAACCCAGTCTGCATTGCAGCACGCATCAAGTTGGACGATGATGCAAGATCCCGATAAGCGGCAAGATTATCTGCTGCTTGCAAACACGAAGCCCTCGGTGCTGCTTGAAGGTGCAGCTCCGCATCTTATCGACGAGTGGCAGGATGCGCCGCAGCTTTGGGATGCTGTCCGGTTTGCTGTCGACGAATGCGATGAGCCGGGACGCTTTTTGCTGACGGGATCTGCAACCCCCGCCTCGGCGCCTTCGCATTCTGGCGCTGGCCGAATTGCATCGGTCGATATGAGCCCTATGAGCCTTGCGGAATCGAGGGACTCTACCGCCGAGGTGTCGCTGGCGGCGCTGTTTAACGGTGAAACCGACTGCTCGGGGTATTCCGAATGCGATGTTGAAGAGATGGCGTACCTCATATGCCGTGGCGGCTGGCCTCGTGCGGTGACTTTGCCCGATAAGGAAGACTCGCTTGAGCTTGCTCGCGACTACCTGACCACCATCGCGGAGCAGGATATTTCTCGTGCTGATGGGGTGAGCCGAAATCCACAATATGCCCGCTTGATCATGCAGGAGTACGCTCGCGTGGTTTCGTCGCAGGCAACTCAGGCATCCATCAACAAAGACTTGAAGAACCGCGATATCGACTTATCGCGAGACACGGTAAACGGGTACCTTGCGGCATTGAGAAGGCTATACGTCATTCAAGAGCTTTCGGCCTGGACGCCTTCGCTGCATGCCAGATCCCGCATAACGAAGACGCCGACGCGACATTTTACGTGCCCCTCCATCGCCGCGGCTGCACTTGGCATTGGGCCGAGGGCGCTGCTTATGGATACGTCGACGATGGGGCTTCTGTTCGAATCGCTGTGCGTAAGGGATTTACGCGTGTATGCGCAGGTTCTCGGTGGAGAAGTGTTTCATTACCATGACGAATCGGGCCGCGAGGCGGATGCGGTGGTTCAGCTGAGAGATGGCCGCTACGCCCTGTTCGAGGCGAAACTCGGGTCGGCGTTCGCTGATGACGGCGCAAAAAGCCTGCTTGCGCTGAAGGAGAAGATTGACACGACGGTTATGGGCGAGCCTGCATTTTGCGCGGTTTTGACGCCGGGTGGTTACGCGATGCGACGCAACGATGGCGTGTTCGTGGTTCCCATAACGTGTCTAACCGCCTAA
- a CDS encoding ATP-binding protein — MVVLVPRDWIALLKRMAYDALLRWKAAAKRKVLLVDGARQIGKTFLIEEFARNEYASYIKIDFLNDARAVELLGKAQDARQVVEMVSLISGKPLGDRKTLLFFDEVQKAQNIVTISKYLLEDGRFDVVMSGSMLGVELTEVKSFPVGYMTILHMYPLTFEEFCWAQNVPQMVLDSAGVGNGGPGAISDEVHGKLIDLFRLYLVIGGMPEAVQTYLDSSHDLSAVREVLNDLVRLYRKDIAKYANGRSLQVKAIYDEIPQQLAKENKRFQLNSLRKQARYERFANDFAWLVGAKTALKAVNVTEPKFMLARTEESSRFKLYAHDCGMLMSRNPIEVAADVLAGAKSVNFGAVYENFVAQELAAAGVKLRYYHNNRRGEVDFVVETNEAQVLPIEVKSGKDYKIHSALNNLLSADEFGISEAVVLSEFAAREKEKCGKVVSYLPLYSISSLTKRLNADVGAFERPSEARTSLRVDPPTW, encoded by the coding sequence ATGGTTGTGTTAGTGCCAAGAGATTGGATTGCATTGCTAAAACGAATGGCCTATGATGCTTTGCTGCGGTGGAAGGCGGCTGCAAAAAGAAAGGTGCTGCTGGTCGACGGCGCACGTCAGATCGGTAAAACGTTCCTCATCGAGGAATTTGCGCGCAACGAATACGCCAGTTACATCAAAATCGACTTCCTTAACGATGCCCGCGCGGTCGAGCTTCTTGGTAAAGCGCAAGACGCTCGTCAGGTTGTCGAGATGGTTTCCCTTATTTCTGGCAAACCGCTTGGCGATAGGAAGACGCTGCTGTTTTTCGACGAAGTGCAAAAGGCGCAGAACATCGTGACCATTTCGAAGTACCTGCTCGAAGACGGCAGATTCGATGTTGTCATGTCTGGCTCGATGCTTGGCGTCGAGCTGACGGAAGTGAAGTCGTTTCCCGTTGGGTATATGACCATCCTCCATATGTACCCTCTGACGTTTGAGGAATTCTGCTGGGCGCAAAACGTTCCTCAAATGGTGCTTGACTCGGCCGGCGTTGGCAACGGCGGTCCGGGTGCGATTTCTGACGAAGTCCACGGGAAGCTTATCGACCTGTTCCGCCTGTACCTTGTAATCGGCGGTATGCCTGAGGCCGTGCAAACATACCTCGATTCCTCGCACGATTTAAGTGCTGTTCGTGAGGTTCTTAATGACCTTGTCCGTTTGTATCGGAAAGACATTGCCAAATATGCGAACGGAAGGTCGCTGCAGGTCAAGGCTATCTACGATGAGATTCCGCAGCAGCTTGCCAAGGAAAACAAGCGCTTTCAGTTGAACTCGTTACGAAAGCAGGCGCGTTATGAACGGTTTGCGAACGATTTCGCATGGCTTGTCGGCGCGAAGACTGCGCTTAAGGCGGTTAACGTTACGGAGCCTAAGTTCATGCTTGCACGCACTGAAGAGTCCTCGCGCTTCAAGCTGTATGCGCATGATTGCGGGATGCTTATGTCCCGCAATCCCATCGAGGTGGCCGCTGATGTTCTTGCCGGTGCCAAAAGCGTGAATTTCGGCGCGGTTTACGAAAACTTCGTCGCTCAGGAGCTTGCGGCGGCAGGTGTTAAGCTGCGCTACTACCACAACAACCGGCGCGGTGAGGTTGATTTCGTCGTTGAGACCAACGAGGCTCAGGTGCTGCCGATTGAAGTGAAGTCCGGCAAGGATTACAAGATTCATAGCGCCTTAAACAATCTGCTTTCCGCAGATGAATTCGGTATTTCCGAGGCAGTAGTGCTTTCCGAATTCGCTGCTCGAGAAAAGGAGAAGTGCGGGAAAGTCGTGTCGTATCTGCCCCTTTACTCGATCAGCAGCCTGACCAAGCGGCTCAATGCTGACGTTGGCGCTTTTGAGCGGCCCAGTGAAGCAAGAACCTCACTGCGCGTTGATCCGCCAACCTGGTAA
- a CDS encoding DUF4143 domain-containing protein — protein sequence MLEDYTRDFAKRMPMRLFPKALDAWHSIPAHLSHKNKKFVFGHIREGARAKDFEDALIWLQQAGLISTVSRVKKPALPLSAHDDHKAFKVFLLDIGLLGAMSGVDAASIVQGSGIFTEFKGALTEQYVCQQLISDCGVGPYYWSAKSSTGEIDFLAQDQGAVYAMEVKAEENLRAKSLRAFKQANPQVNAVRFSLSPYRQQDWMRNVPLYAVANKGLWG from the coding sequence ATTCTGGAGGACTATACCCGCGATTTCGCCAAGCGCATGCCCATGCGGCTGTTCCCGAAGGCGCTTGATGCGTGGCATTCTATTCCGGCGCACCTCTCGCACAAAAACAAGAAGTTCGTCTTTGGGCACATTCGCGAAGGTGCTCGTGCGAAGGATTTCGAGGATGCGCTCATTTGGCTTCAGCAGGCGGGCCTTATCAGCACGGTTTCCCGGGTGAAAAAACCTGCGCTTCCGCTGTCTGCACATGACGACCACAAGGCGTTCAAGGTGTTCCTGCTCGACATCGGGCTGCTTGGCGCCATGAGCGGCGTCGATGCCGCAAGCATCGTGCAGGGAAGCGGGATCTTCACCGAATTCAAAGGGGCCTTAACGGAGCAGTATGTGTGCCAACAGCTGATTTCCGATTGCGGCGTTGGGCCCTATTACTGGTCGGCCAAGAGCTCGACGGGGGAGATCGACTTCCTTGCGCAAGACCAGGGGGCGGTGTACGCAATGGAGGTCAAGGCGGAAGAGAACCTGCGCGCAAAAAGCTTGCGCGCGTTCAAGCAGGCGAATCCGCAGGTGAACGCCGTGCGCTTCTCGCTCTCGCCCTACCGCCAGCAAGACTGGATGCGCAACGTCCCGCTCTACGCCGTCGCGAACAAGGGGCTGTGGGGCTAG
- a CDS encoding DUF6020 family protein: protein MLLIALACCLLRSNGFIAVIATMAIFVFAVSRDFRKYLGGLTVCVALLYCVITGPIYSFANVVPAHFSEAIGVPLQQIGKAIHDGGDISEEDQVFLAQILPLESWGSLYDSSSPNYIKFAPDFNDEFLESNKASFVCAWVRVGINNPGTYVKAWIDQTKDYWSLKSHTWYVVGSGLGDFATQDSVDSGFSWPVSEAFLNDALNLAVLAFPHLYSIGSLAWLMVLCFFIAVIKKRCSGAIFCIPFIILWATFLLAAPASDFRYMFALHLAIPLFLLFGFCDLKPRNSVDLHADKDLKIRLSLNE, encoded by the coding sequence GTGCTGCTCATAGCGTTGGCTTGCTGTCTGCTTCGAAGCAACGGGTTCATTGCCGTTATCGCGACCATGGCGATATTCGTTTTTGCGGTATCTCGTGATTTTAGAAAATACTTGGGTGGATTGACCGTTTGCGTTGCGCTGTTGTACTGCGTGATTACCGGCCCGATTTATTCTTTCGCAAATGTTGTCCCGGCTCATTTTTCGGAAGCAATTGGCGTGCCGTTGCAGCAAATTGGAAAAGCCATTCACGATGGAGGGGACATTTCCGAGGAAGACCAGGTATTTCTTGCTCAGATTCTCCCGCTTGAAAGCTGGGGAAGTTTGTATGACAGCTCATCACCGAACTATATAAAATTCGCGCCTGATTTTAACGATGAATTTCTCGAGAGTAACAAAGCATCATTTGTTTGTGCTTGGGTGCGTGTAGGGATCAACAATCCTGGAACGTACGTTAAAGCGTGGATTGACCAAACAAAGGACTACTGGAGTTTAAAGTCTCATACTTGGTATGTTGTTGGTTCGGGGCTTGGCGATTTTGCAACGCAGGATAGCGTTGATTCAGGCTTTTCCTGGCCAGTCAGCGAAGCGTTTTTGAATGATGCGCTAAATCTGGCCGTATTAGCATTTCCGCATCTGTATTCAATTGGATCATTGGCGTGGCTTATGGTTCTTTGCTTTTTCATTGCCGTTATAAAGAAGCGATGTTCAGGCGCAATCTTCTGTATTCCATTCATCATATTGTGGGCAACTTTTCTGCTTGCGGCCCCAGCAAGTGATTTTCGATATATGTTTGCGCTCCATTTAGCGATTCCTTTGTTTCTCCTATTTGGCTTTTGCGATTTGAAGCCACGAAATAGCGTTGATTTACATGCGGATAAAGATTTAAAAATACGCCTTTCGTTGAACGAGTAG